From Tiliqua scincoides isolate rTilSci1 chromosome 2, rTilSci1.hap2, whole genome shotgun sequence, the proteins below share one genomic window:
- the LOC136638984 gene encoding kyphoscoliosis peptidase-like gives MRSLCNDFDITVGFTKEDEGKPDTFGIKVLPSVTGKENKGFQEDEDEKPSVGEQGLFAYPWDKSSLKSMPIDLRQFKKLDAYAAKVSARSSVESLVSVLLQEAHSDLEKVRAIWMWICHHIEYDVKAYHNEAERSCEPADVLRSGKSVCAGYAGLFEKMCSIAGIECKQLSGYSKGYSYRIGKRFKDTDHAWNAVYLDGKWHLLDSTWGSGSVDGSCSKFTFRYDEFYFLTHPALFINNHFPEDQRWQLLKPSLTLQQFEHNVRYSPDFYTIGLVAASPKTAVIETENGKATVLIESRSPALFLCNLNGVKESCLIMLQKNGVKLEVYPQHTGTHSLQIFAKPPKDKKENYHHVLDYSLECSSVDKSTFLPKALIQPVGPSWLSEESGILNAWPTSPIIHTDDGRCIVTFTRSQDLDFFATLDCDTSPVPESTRRRHIWKTCRGDLAELRIHLPHAGDFALHIWVIVLLSKNADNTSWYVLEYKVELY, from the exons GAATCAAGGTGCTTCCCAGTGTGACGGGGAAGGAGAACAAAG GCTTTCAAGAGGATGAAGACGAGAAACCATCTGTTGGGGAACAAGGCTTGTTTG CTTATCCATGGGATAAATCCAGCCTGAAATCAATGCCAATAGACTTGCGACAGTTTAAGAAACTGGATGCCTATGCAGCAAAG GTGAGTGCCAGGAGCAGCGTGGAAAGTCTGGTGAGTGTCCTGCTCCAAGAGGCCCACAGCGACCTGGAGAAAGTTCGAGCCATTTGGATGTGGATTTGCCATCATATAG AATATGACGTGAAAGCCTATCATAATGAAGCTGAGAGGTCTTGTGAACCCGCTGATGTCCTTCGGTCTGGAAAGAGTGTTTGCGCTGGATATGCTGGACTCTTTGAGAAAATGTGCAG TATTGCAGGGATAGAATGCAAACAATTATCAGGTTATTCCAAAGGATATTCCTACAGAATAGGAAAACGTTTTAAAGATACTGATCATGCCTGGAACGCTGTTTACCTTGATGGAAAGTGGCACCTTTTGGACAGCACCTGGGGAAGTGGCAGTGTGGATGGCTCTTGCAGCAAGTTCACATTCAG ATACGATGAGTTTTACTTCCTTACCCATCCTGCTCTGTTTATTAATAATCACTTCCCAGAAGACCAGAGGTGGCAGCTTCTGAAACCATCTCTGACACTGCAGCAATTTGAACACAATGTGCGGTATAGTCCCGACTTTTACACAATAGGGCTGGTTGCCGCATCCCCCAAAACAGCAGTCATTGAAACAG AAAATGGCAAAGCCACTGTTCTCATTGAGAGTCGTTCTCCAGCCCTCTTCCTGTGTAACTTGAATGGGGTAAAGGAAAGCTGTTTGATTATGCTTCAGAAGAATGGGGTGAAGCTGGAAGTGTACCCCCAACATACAGGAACCCACAGTTTGCAGATCTTTGCCAAACCCCCGAAAGACAAGAAGGAGAACTACCACCATGTGTTAGATTACTCCCTGGAGTGTAGCTCTGTGGATAAAAGCACCTTTTTGCCCAAAGCTCTCATCCAGCCTGTGGGGCCCAGCTGGCTTTCAGAGGAGAGTGGGATCCTGAATGCCTGGCCCACCAGCCCAATTATTCACACTGACGATGGGCGCTGCATTGTCACATTCACTCGGAGTCAAGATCTGGACTTCTTTGCCACACTGGACTGTGATACCAGCCCTGTGCCAGAGAGTACAAGGAGGCGTCACATCTGGAAAACCTGCCGAGGAGACCTGGCAGAATTAAGAATTCACCTCCCTCATGCTGGCGACTTTGCCCTGCACATCTGG GTGATAGTCCTACTATCCAAAAATGCTGATAATACCTCCTGGTACGTGCTGGAGTACAAAGTGGAGCTGTACTAG